Proteins encoded by one window of Danaus plexippus chromosome Z, MEX_DaPlex, whole genome shotgun sequence:
- the LOC116778171 gene encoding GPN-loop GTPase 3 — protein sequence MRYAQLVVGPAGSGKSTYCSTIVKHAADTKRIIEVVNLDPAAEHFDYEPLVDIRELIHLEDAMEDEELKFGPNGGLVFCLETLLENLDWLEEQLGDVDEDYLLFDCPGQIELYTHLTVMRKLVDTLQKWNFRICVVFMIDSQFMVDGAKFLSGTMAALSVMVNLELPHVNILTKMDLLSKSARKQLDNYLDPDPHILLADMRNAKSKWHEKYAKLTESIGEVIENFSLVRFYPLNIKNDESIDDILLTIDNIIQYGEDADVKIRDFDEADPDEVD from the exons ATGCGTTACGCTCAATTAGTTGTGGGTCCAGCGGGCAGTGGAAAG TCCACATACTGCTCGACCATAGTCAAACATGCTGCAGATACAAAACGGATTATTGAAGTTGTGAACCTCGATCCGGCAGCCGAGCATTTTGACTACGAGCCTCTAGTTGATATCAGGGAACTGATACATCTTGAAGATGCCATGGAAGATGAGGAATTGAAATTTGGTCCTAACGGGGGACTTGTATTCTGCTTGGA AACACTTTTGGAAAATCTGGACTGGCTAGAGGAGCAGCTGGGTGATGTGGATGAGGATTATTTGCTGTTTGACTGTCCCGGACAGATAGAACTGTACACACATCTGACGGTAATGAGGAAATTGGTCGATACACTTCAGAAATGGAACTTCCGGATATGTGTGGTCTTCATGATTGACTCACAGTTCATGGTCGACGGTGCAAAGTTTTTGTCAg GTACCATGGCCGCCCTCAGCGTTATGGTAAATTTAGAATTACCtcatgtgaatattttaacaaaaatggaTCTGCTGAGCAAATCTGCAAGGAAACAACTTGACAA TTATTTAGACCCGGACCCTCACATTTTGCTGGCGGATATGAGAAACGCTAAGTCAAAATGGCACGAGAAATATGCAAAACTGACAGAATCTATTGGTGAGGTCATTGAAAACTTCAGTCTAGTGAGGTTCTACCCTCTCAATATTAAGAACGACGAGAGCATAGACGACATTCTCTTGACCATAGACAACATTATACAGTACGGTGAGGATGCTGATGTCAAAATAAGAGACTTTGATGAAGCAGATCCTGACGAAGTCGACTGa
- the LOC116778169 gene encoding PHD finger protein 12 isoform X2 codes for MSNVSYDLDTSGGLMPLIRALIKPPDEDLNASKPKKPQHPYYKRPGKGHNHDSCDACREGGDLICCDRCPASFHLGCYDPPLEENDIPAGSWLCRECKAGDEKQGVVRSIRVLSPTEKTEGEKKSRSLRNSRTNSLNKKKVKDDNKEKEKEKENEEVKEKEKEPEPGKELSPMEILVKAAKVMNPKQFELPREMKIPCNFPGTEKDGKSSSGIVTVDAWGCVPLPARSCFVCRGTCKMAPLLQCDYCPLLFHQDCLEPPLTSLPTGRWMCPNHVEQYIDWKLVSSISATERAALWDKFNEPVDQDAIKCAFIRRARTYRPAFRIKVPLSSRGRVVVPSMVRAHYSRPPPLLPSRRDYVRCTNVIRKLKSGGDYCDSEGEAPYKICMNLSCPQYSGGECPLDTPKLKGATNEDADEDLKEIEDRQKNQRNNASDASDIDCDLEKITVKKRKVSSEIASNKRMKLEKLQLKEEEGVQELLDAVEEQLEQIDDRLVKLLAWQRLQQIAAGEAVSGRWRHAPPPGQVGRAAIALSSASRASLAKLGVKTVPLPSDLLAREDRDRIARLVFGAAPAPPPEPAPRDRLANSLVRAVLCHVKSLDGEGNSTLSSTVAMRGSSLVAGVDSACDLRLDPVCCKVSEIHARIFSDEVTGHFELINYSEWGTRVNGVVYAADVSQTRGQEEDDRAEALRDIVRSRGVKLPRISGPLTEAASGGRCSCSWKGAAPGEGGAWEGSALLPHGALIQFGCQMYVFSITDHKTS; via the exons ATGTCTAACGTTAGCTATGATCTTGATACATCCGGCGGACTTATGCCG CTTATAAGAGCACTAATTAAGCCGCCCGACGAAGATTTAAATGCTTCGAAACCTAAAAAACCTCAGCATCCATATTATAAGCGGCCTGGTAAAGGCCACAACCACGACTCATGCGACGCGTGTCGGGAAGGTGGCGATTTGATTTGTTGTGATCGTTGCCCGGCTAGCTTCCATCTTGGCTGCTA TGATCCGCCGCTCGAGGAAAATGATATCCCTGCTGGGTCGTGGCTGTGTCGGGAGTGTAAGGCCGGTGACGAGAAGCAGGGTGTTGTACGCTCGATTAGGGTGCTGTCACCAACGGAAAAGACAGAAGGAGAGAAGAAATctag ATCTCTTCGTAACAGTCGTACAAACTCGCTCAATAAGAAGAAAGTCAAAGATGACAACAAAGAAAAGGAAAAAGAGAAGGAAAATGAAGAAGTGAAGGAGAAAGAGAAGGAGCCGGAGCCGGGGAAGGAGTTATCACCGATGGAGATACTTGTCAAAGCGGCCAAGGTCATGAACCCTAAACAGTTTGAGCTGCCCAGGGAGATGAAGATCCCGTGTAACTTTCCCGGCACCGAGAAAG ATGGTAAATCCTCGAGTGGTATAGTGACTGTGGACGCGTGGGGATGTGTGCCGCTCCCGGCCCGCTCGTGTTTCGTTTGTCGCGGAACCTGCAAGATGGCGCCACTGCTGCAGTGTGACTACTGCCCTTTATTATTCCATCAG GACTGTCTCGAGCCACCGCTGACATCATTACCCACAGGCAGGTGGATGTGTCCCAATCATGTTGAGCAGTATATA GATTGGAAACTGGTCAGTTCAATATCAGCGACCGAGCGTGCGGCGCTGTGGGATAAATTCAACGAGCCGGTGGATCAAGACGCCATCAAATGCGCCTTCATACGACGCGCGAGGACATACAGACCGGCCTTCCG TATAAAGGTGCCGTTGTCCAGTCGAGGTAGAGTCGTTGTACCGAGCATGGTGAGAGCTCACTACAGTCGACCGCCGCCTCTACTGCCATCTAGAAGGGACTACGTTCGCTGCACTAACG TCATCAGGAAGCTCAAATCTGGCGGCGACTACTGTGACTCTGAAGGTGAGGCGCCCTACAAGATATGTATGAACCTGAGCTGTCCTCAGTACAGCGGGGGTGAATGCCCTCTGGATACGCCCAAATTGAAGGGCGCCACTAACGAGGACGCCGACGAAGATCTCAAGGAAATAGAAGACAGGCAGAAG AATCAGAGGAACAACGCGTCGGACGCCAGCGACATCGACTGCGACCTGGAGAAGATTACGGTGAAGAAGCGCAAGGTTTCCTCGGAGATTGCTTCTAATAAGAGAATGAAGCTGGAGAAGTTGCAGCTGAAGGAGGAGGAGGGAGTGCAGGAACTTTTGGACGCCGTAGAGGAACAGCTGGAACAGATCGATGACCGGCTGGTGAAACTGCTGGCCTGGCAGAGGTTGCAGCAG ATAGCTGCTGGCGAGGCTGTTTCCGGTCGTTGGCGGCACGCGCCCCCCCCTGGTCAGGTGGGCAGGGCTGCTATCGCTCTCAGCTCCGCCTCCCGAGCCTCGCTGGCTAAGCTGGGGGTGAAGACGGTACCCTTACCGTCCGACCTTCTGGCCCGGGAGGACAGGGACCGGATCGCCCGGCTCGTGTTTGGCGCCGCACCCGCCCCGCCCCCCGAACCCGCACCCCGTGACCGGCTCGCCAACTCTCTGGTCAGGGCTGTTCTCTGTCATGTGAAGTCGTTAGA CGGCGAGGGTAACTCCACACTAAGCTCCACGGTCGCCATGCGCGGCTCGTCGTTGGTAGCTGGCGTGGACAGCGCCTGCGACCTCCGGCTGGACCCCGTGTGCTGCAAGGTGTCCGAGATACATGCCAGGATATTCAGCGACGAG GTAACCGGTCACTTCGAACTGATCAACTACTCGGAGTGGGGTACGCGAGTGAACGGAGTTGTATACGCCGCGGACGTGTCACAGACACGCGGCCAGGAAGAGGATGACAGGGCGGAGGCTCTCAGGGATATAGTGAGGTCGAGGGGGGTGAAGCTGCCGcg CATTTCCGGTCCACTGACGGAGGCAGCTTCCGGCGGCAGGTGCTCCTGTTCGTGGAAGGGCGCAGCGCCCGGCGAGGGCGGCGCCTGGGAAGGTTCGGCACTGTTACCACACGGAGCCCTAATACAGTTTGGCTGTCAGATGTACGTGTTCAGTATAACAGACCACAAGACTTCCTAA
- the LOC116777128 gene encoding 14-3-3 protein epsilon — MSEREDNVYKAKLAEQAERYDEMVEAMKNVASRNISDNELTVEERNLLSVAYKNVIGARRASWRIISSIEQKEETKGAEDKLSMIRAYRSQVEKELRDICSDILGVLDKHLIPASQTGESKVFYYKMKGDYHRYLAEFATGNDRKEAAENSLVAYKAASDIAMTELPPTHPIRLGLALNFSVFYYEILNSPDRACRLAKAAFDDAIAELDTLSEESYKDSTLIMQLLRDNLTLWTSDMQGDAEPDQEPKEPAQEPDDQDVS; from the exons ATGTCGGAAAGGGAAGATAATGTGTATAAAGCTAAATTAGCTGAGCAGGCTGAGCGTTACGATG AAATGGTTGAGGCTATGAAGAATGTGGCCTCCCGTAACATATCAGACAATGAACTGACGGTGGAGGAGAGAAACCTGCTGTCGGTGGCTTACAAGAATGTCATCGGAGCCCGCCGAGCCTCGTGGAGGATCATCTCCTCTATCGAACAGAAAGAAGAGACCAAA GGCGCGGAGGACAAGCTGAGCATGATCCGCGCCTACCGCAGCCAGGTGGAGAAGGAGCTCCGCGACATCTGCTCCGACATCCTCGGCGTGCTGGACAAACATCTCATACCGGCCTCGCAGACCGGCGAGTCGAAGGTCTTCTACTACAAAATGAAG GGTGACTATCACCGATATCTGGCGGAGTTCGCGACGGGCAACGACCGCAAGGAGGCGGCGGAGAACTCGCTGGTCGCGTACAAGGCGGCCTCCGACATCGCCATGACGGAGCTGCCTCCCACACATCCCATACGACTCGGACTAGCGCTCAACTTCTCG GTGTTCTACTACGAAATACTGAACAGCCCGGACCGCGCGTGCCGGCTGGCGAAGGCGGCCTTCGACGACGCCATCGCGGAGCTGGACACGCTCTCTGAGGAGAGCTACAAGGATTCTACGCTGATCATGCAGCTGCTGCGCGACAACCTGACGTTGTGGACGTCGGACATGCAGGGGGACGCCGAGCCCGACCAGGAGCCCAAGGAACCCGCGCAGGAGCCCGACGACCAGGACGTGTCGTAA
- the LOC116778169 gene encoding PHD finger protein 12 isoform X1 produces MSNVSYDLDTSGGLMPLIRALIKPPDEDLNASKPKKPQHPYYKRPGKGHNHDSCDACREGGDLICCDRCPASFHLGCYDPPLEENDIPAGSWLCRECKAGDEKQGVVRSIRVLSPTEKTEGEKKSRSLRNSRTNSLNKKKVKDDNKEKEKEKENEEVKEKEKEPEPGKELSPMEILVKAAKVMNPKQFELPREMKIPCNFPGTEKDGKSSSGIVTVDAWGCVPLPARSCFVCRGTCKMAPLLQCDYCPLLFHQDCLEPPLTSLPTGRWMCPNHVEQYIDWKLVSSISATERAALWDKFNEPVDQDAIKCAFIRRARTYRPAFRIKVPLSSRGRVVVPSMVRAHYSRPPPLLPSRRDYVRCTNVIRKLKSGGDYCDSEGEAPYKICMNLSCPQYSGGECPLDTPKLKGATNEDADEDLKEIEDRQKVTAAESNNQRNNASDASDIDCDLEKITVKKRKVSSEIASNKRMKLEKLQLKEEEGVQELLDAVEEQLEQIDDRLVKLLAWQRLQQIAAGEAVSGRWRHAPPPGQVGRAAIALSSASRASLAKLGVKTVPLPSDLLAREDRDRIARLVFGAAPAPPPEPAPRDRLANSLVRAVLCHVKSLDGEGNSTLSSTVAMRGSSLVAGVDSACDLRLDPVCCKVSEIHARIFSDEVTGHFELINYSEWGTRVNGVVYAADVSQTRGQEEDDRAEALRDIVRSRGVKLPRISGPLTEAASGGRCSCSWKGAAPGEGGAWEGSALLPHGALIQFGCQMYVFSITDHKTS; encoded by the exons ATGTCTAACGTTAGCTATGATCTTGATACATCCGGCGGACTTATGCCG CTTATAAGAGCACTAATTAAGCCGCCCGACGAAGATTTAAATGCTTCGAAACCTAAAAAACCTCAGCATCCATATTATAAGCGGCCTGGTAAAGGCCACAACCACGACTCATGCGACGCGTGTCGGGAAGGTGGCGATTTGATTTGTTGTGATCGTTGCCCGGCTAGCTTCCATCTTGGCTGCTA TGATCCGCCGCTCGAGGAAAATGATATCCCTGCTGGGTCGTGGCTGTGTCGGGAGTGTAAGGCCGGTGACGAGAAGCAGGGTGTTGTACGCTCGATTAGGGTGCTGTCACCAACGGAAAAGACAGAAGGAGAGAAGAAATctag ATCTCTTCGTAACAGTCGTACAAACTCGCTCAATAAGAAGAAAGTCAAAGATGACAACAAAGAAAAGGAAAAAGAGAAGGAAAATGAAGAAGTGAAGGAGAAAGAGAAGGAGCCGGAGCCGGGGAAGGAGTTATCACCGATGGAGATACTTGTCAAAGCGGCCAAGGTCATGAACCCTAAACAGTTTGAGCTGCCCAGGGAGATGAAGATCCCGTGTAACTTTCCCGGCACCGAGAAAG ATGGTAAATCCTCGAGTGGTATAGTGACTGTGGACGCGTGGGGATGTGTGCCGCTCCCGGCCCGCTCGTGTTTCGTTTGTCGCGGAACCTGCAAGATGGCGCCACTGCTGCAGTGTGACTACTGCCCTTTATTATTCCATCAG GACTGTCTCGAGCCACCGCTGACATCATTACCCACAGGCAGGTGGATGTGTCCCAATCATGTTGAGCAGTATATA GATTGGAAACTGGTCAGTTCAATATCAGCGACCGAGCGTGCGGCGCTGTGGGATAAATTCAACGAGCCGGTGGATCAAGACGCCATCAAATGCGCCTTCATACGACGCGCGAGGACATACAGACCGGCCTTCCG TATAAAGGTGCCGTTGTCCAGTCGAGGTAGAGTCGTTGTACCGAGCATGGTGAGAGCTCACTACAGTCGACCGCCGCCTCTACTGCCATCTAGAAGGGACTACGTTCGCTGCACTAACG TCATCAGGAAGCTCAAATCTGGCGGCGACTACTGTGACTCTGAAGGTGAGGCGCCCTACAAGATATGTATGAACCTGAGCTGTCCTCAGTACAGCGGGGGTGAATGCCCTCTGGATACGCCCAAATTGAAGGGCGCCACTAACGAGGACGCCGACGAAGATCTCAAGGAAATAGAAGACAGGCAGAAGGTGACGGCTGCAGAATCTAAT AATCAGAGGAACAACGCGTCGGACGCCAGCGACATCGACTGCGACCTGGAGAAGATTACGGTGAAGAAGCGCAAGGTTTCCTCGGAGATTGCTTCTAATAAGAGAATGAAGCTGGAGAAGTTGCAGCTGAAGGAGGAGGAGGGAGTGCAGGAACTTTTGGACGCCGTAGAGGAACAGCTGGAACAGATCGATGACCGGCTGGTGAAACTGCTGGCCTGGCAGAGGTTGCAGCAG ATAGCTGCTGGCGAGGCTGTTTCCGGTCGTTGGCGGCACGCGCCCCCCCCTGGTCAGGTGGGCAGGGCTGCTATCGCTCTCAGCTCCGCCTCCCGAGCCTCGCTGGCTAAGCTGGGGGTGAAGACGGTACCCTTACCGTCCGACCTTCTGGCCCGGGAGGACAGGGACCGGATCGCCCGGCTCGTGTTTGGCGCCGCACCCGCCCCGCCCCCCGAACCCGCACCCCGTGACCGGCTCGCCAACTCTCTGGTCAGGGCTGTTCTCTGTCATGTGAAGTCGTTAGA CGGCGAGGGTAACTCCACACTAAGCTCCACGGTCGCCATGCGCGGCTCGTCGTTGGTAGCTGGCGTGGACAGCGCCTGCGACCTCCGGCTGGACCCCGTGTGCTGCAAGGTGTCCGAGATACATGCCAGGATATTCAGCGACGAG GTAACCGGTCACTTCGAACTGATCAACTACTCGGAGTGGGGTACGCGAGTGAACGGAGTTGTATACGCCGCGGACGTGTCACAGACACGCGGCCAGGAAGAGGATGACAGGGCGGAGGCTCTCAGGGATATAGTGAGGTCGAGGGGGGTGAAGCTGCCGcg CATTTCCGGTCCACTGACGGAGGCAGCTTCCGGCGGCAGGTGCTCCTGTTCGTGGAAGGGCGCAGCGCCCGGCGAGGGCGGCGCCTGGGAAGGTTCGGCACTGTTACCACACGGAGCCCTAATACAGTTTGGCTGTCAGATGTACGTGTTCAGTATAACAGACCACAAGACTTCCTAA